From Brassica oleracea var. oleracea cultivar TO1000 chromosome C3, BOL, whole genome shotgun sequence, a single genomic window includes:
- the LOC106336345 gene encoding protein PLASTID TRANSCRIPTIONALLY ACTIVE 14 encodes MASPVSLHYLINTFISKPQGFCSGTVSAPRPRSSFVRERQNSIVKPIKVASLETQPFPLFQSPASEESSLSELEPADPDFYKIGYVRRVRAYGVEFKEGPDGFGVYASKDIEPRRRARVIMEIPHELMITIRQKHPWMFFPDIVPIGHPIFDIINSTDPEKDWDLRLACLLLFSFDREDHFWRLYGDFLPAADECSSLLLATEEDLAELQDPGLVSTIRQQQKRVLEFWEKNWHSGVPLKIKRLAEDAERFIWAVSIAQTRCISMKTRVGALVQDLNMMIPYADMLNHSFEPNCFLHWRPKDRILEVMSNAGQAIKKGEEMTINYMPGQNNNMLMERYGFSTPVNPWDAVPFSGDSRIHLNSFLSVFNIFGLPEDYYHDSELSGDDSFVDGAVIAAARTLPTWSDIDLPPIPSAERKAVKELQDECKKMLAEYPTTSEQDQKLLDSMLEARTTFATAVKYRMHRKMFIGKIIKALDIYQERLLF; translated from the exons ATGGCTTCTCCCGTCTCTCTTCACTACCTGATCAACACCTTCATCTCCAAACCTCAG GGTTTCTGCAGCGGAACTGTGTCAGCACCAAGACCCAGAAGCAGTTTCGTAAGAGAGAGACAAAACAGTATAGTAAAACCCATCAAAGTTGCTTCTCTCGAGACACAACCTTTCCCTCTGTTTCAGTCCCCTGCTTCTGAAGAATCCTCCTTGTCCGAG CTGGAGCCAGCAGATCCTGATTTCTACAAGATTGGTTATGTTCGAAGAGTGAGAGCTTACGGAGTTGAGTTCAAGGAAGGCCCTGATGGTTTTGGTGTCTATGCTTCTAAAGATATTGAACCTCGCCGTCGTGCTAGA GTGATAATGGAGATTCCTCATGAGTTGATGATAACAATCCGACAGAAGCACCCTTGGATGTTTTTCCCTGACATTGTTCCTATTGGTCATCCCATTTTCGATATCATCAACTCAACTGATCCTGAG AAAGATTGGGATCTCAGGTTAGCGTGTCTTTTGCTATTCTCTTTTGATCGAGAAGATCATTTCTGGAGACTCTATGGAGATTTTCTGCCTGCTGCTGATGAGTGTAGCAGCTTGCTTCTAGCTACTGAG GAAGACCTTGCGGAGCTACAAGATCCTGGTCTTGTTTCAACTATTAGACAACAACAGAAACGAGTCCTTGAGTTTTGGGAAAAGAATTGG CATTCAGGTGTTCCTCTCAAGATCAAAAGGCTTGCTGAAGATGCAGAAAGGTTTATATGGGCGGTTAGTATCGCGCAGACAAGATGCATTAGTATGAAAACTAGGGTCGGTGCTTTGGTTCAAGACCTGAATATGATGATTCCTTATGCTG ACATGCTGAACCATTCATTTGAACCGAACTGTTTCCTACATTGGCGTCCCAAAGATCGTATCCTTGAGGTTATGTCAAATGCTGGTCAGGCAATTAAGAAAGGCGAAGAG ATGACCATTAACTACATGCCAGGCCAGAACAACAATATGCTTATGGAAAGATACGGCTTCTCAACTCCTGTG AATCCATGGGATGCTGTACCATTCTCTGGAGATTCTCGTATCCATTTGAATTCCTTTTTATCGGTCTTCAACATTTTCGGTCTTCCTGAAGATTATTACCATGATA GTGAGTTATCAGGTGATGATTCTTTTGTTGATGGAGCAGTTATAGCTGCAGCAAGAACATTACCCACTTGGTCAGACATAGATCTTCCTCCAATTCCAAGTGCTGAGAGAAAAGCGGTTAAAGAGTTGCAAGATGAATGTAAAAAGATGCTTGCGGAATATCCCACAACCTCAGAGCAAGATCAGAAACTGCTAG ATTCAATGTTGGAAGCAAGGACGACGTTTGCAACAGCTGTTAAGTATAGAATGCACAGGAAGATGTTCATTGGAAAGATCATCAAGGCGCTTGACATCTATCAAGAACGGTTACTGTTTTGA
- the LOC106336346 gene encoding uncharacterized protein LOC106336346: MPLSATMVGALLGLGTQMYSNALRKLPYMRHPWEHVVGMGLGAVFANQLVKWDVKLKEDLEVMLDKARAANERRYFDEDRD, encoded by the exons ATGCCTCTGAGTGCGACGATGGTGGGAGCTTTGCTGGGTCTCGGTACCCAGATGTACTCCAACGCTCTCCGCAAGCTCCCTTACATGCGCC ATCCGTGGGAGCATGTGGTGGGTATGGGACTTGGTGCTGTGTTCGCGAACCAGCTCGTGAAATGGGATGTTAAGCTTAAGGAAGATCTCGAGGTCATGCTCGATAAAGCCAGAGCTGCCAATGAGCGCCGTTACTTTG ATGAAGATCGAGATTAG